Within Paenibacillus albicereus, the genomic segment CGATCAGCAGATTGATGAGAAACTGGGAAGCCATCGGGGCTCACTCCTTCCACACGGCATCGATATAGTCGGTCGGCGTGGCGAGCGTGCGGGCCGCCTCCGCGGAAGCCTGGACCATCCATTCCGAGCCGAGGCCCATCAGGACGACGAGCAGGCAGAGCACCGCGGCCGAAGCCGCGTGGGCCGCTCTGATGCGGGTTCCGGCCGTCTCGGCAGGCGCCGCTGCCGGAGCCTCGCCCCAGAAAACCCGCATGAACAAGCGCACGAGCGTGTACAGGACGACCAGGCTCGTCGCCAGCGAGATGCCGGCGAGCAGATGCGAGCCGGCCTGCAAGCCGCCCTGCACGAGCAGCAGCTTGCCGCCGAACCCGCTCAGCGGCGGGATGCCGGCCGCGGCGAGCGAGGCGACCAGGAACATCCAGCCCACGAGCGGAATGCGTCCGATCAGTCCGCCCATCTCGTCCAGACGGCCCGTGCCGGCCGCCGCGACGATCATGCCGCCGAGCAGGAACAGCAGCGCCTTGACCGCCATGTCGTGGATCAGATAGAACACCGCGCCTTGCAGCGACGTCTCGCTGGAGACGGCCAGGCCGAAGGCGAGGAAGCCGACGCTGATGACGATGTTGTAGTTCAGGACGCTCATGACGTCCTTGCCAGCCAGCGCGCCGGCTGCGCCGAGCAGCATCGTCGCTCCGGCCATCCAGGCGATCCACTCCTGCGCCGCGAAGCCGTGTCCCGTCGGGAAGATGAGCGTGAACGTGCGGATGAGCGCGTAGAGCCCGACTTTGGTCAGCAGCGCGGCGAACA encodes:
- a CDS encoding Na+/H+ antiporter subunit D, translated to MTNLVVLPLLLPLCTAVVLLFFKEKVLTQRIVSLAGIAATAAASVLLLAKAGAGGLQTLAMGGWAAPFGIVLVADFFAALLVTAATVTTGFCLVQAMGTVGAEREKFYFYPFLQFLLAGVNGSFLTGDLFNLFVCFEVMLISSYALLVLGGTKRQLKATLSYMLVNIISSTLFVAGVAYLYGMIGTLNMAHLSARIAEVGSGGMLDVLSVFFLIVFSLKAGLFLFFWLPDSYEAPPAAISALFAALLTKVGLYALIRTFTLIFPTGHGFAAQEWIAWMAGATMLLGAAGALAGKDVMSVLNYNIVISVGFLAFGLAVSSETSLQGAVFYLIHDMAVKALLFLLGGMIVAAAGTGRLDEMGGLIGRIPLVGWMFLVASLAAAGIPPLSGFGGKLLLVQGGLQAGSHLLAGISLATSLVVLYTLVRLFMRVFWGEAPAAAPAETAGTRIRAAHAASAAVLCLLVVLMGLGSEWMVQASAEAARTLATPTDYIDAVWKE